The sequence ccgcgaggaGCCACCACCCCTGCTCGCCTAGCGCAGCTTGCCTCACCTCGCGCAGCTCGCCTGGGGAAGGGAGGAGGCCCCTCTCTGTTTCGGGCGCCCGCCGCGATGGCGGCTCGCCTGCACACGCCGCGTGTCTCGCCCTCcggtcgagctcgtcggcggagctcgagctcgaggatGGGAGGGGGCGCACGGCCTCgaacctcgccggcggccagcccGCGCTGGCGGGAAGCGCCAAGATCTGCGTGGGCGAGAGAGCGAGGGAGGGCACCGGCAGGGAGCGCCACTCCGCCGCGTGCATTGGCCATGGCGAGCGCGGAGGTGTATTGCGGCAGCgcagggagagaggagagggagagagaggtagGCCGCAGGAGGGTTAAAAAAATCTGATTCATGGACCCCATGTTCTGGTAGTTGGTATATGGTAGAGATATAGATGATAAATGGGTGCAGCAAAATTGGAGATAGAGGAGAGAATCTTGATAACAAAAcaagaatattttttttaaaagatgaAAATAGAGGACAACGAGTGCGAATAGCCTGAGCTGGAAGCGCAGCGGCCTCCGCTCCAGGCCTcgtgccaccaccgccgccgttgaACACACCGCGCGAGCGTGCCACGCCGTGCACAGCGAGCTGCGCTGCGCCCTGCCACAGAGCGAGTGCCACTCAAAGTCTCCTGACCagaaacaaagaaaggacaAAGGGAAAGCGAATACAAAAATAGAAATTTCGAGCACAAATTATTCCCTCAAAGCACATCAAAACGGAATGAAGCCACAGATGCGCATCCTCAAGTATTAACAGATCCAGAAACAAGTTCGTGAAACAGTAGAGTAAAACTCGCGAATCGAAAATCTCACGAAAATCCACCCAAAAAtcacacaaaaaaaacattttggAGCACATTGAACAtgaatttaattttttattagtcCACGAGGTATGGTTACAAGCCACTATTTAGCACAATCAAAGCTAAGATGTCAAAAAGATCAAATCAAAGATCCACTTCTCTCTCCCTAACCCTAACTCTCACAACAAAAGAGAGGGCTCCAAATGAGAGAAGCCAAAGAGATGCAAAGAGGTGGGTTGCCCGCACAACCCCTCCACATATATATAGACGCCTGGTCAAAGGATAAAACGCCCTTACATGAAGCACACAACCTAAATACCCTCTAGGGGTAAAACTGTCCAACTTTTTATTGGAGCCCCGAACAGACACTCTGCCTTCACGACTTTGCTTCGCCTCAACGCCACGTGCCCTCCACAACCGCCATCTGCCGGACGCGCCcccggttttgaggcccaaaccggcAAACCTTCCTCCGCCTAGTTTGAGGTCCAAACCGATAAACTTGCCATCTCTGATGTCGACgtgtgtccgacctcccgccaaGTGCCACGACACGTTCAAGATCTTTCGCGATCCCACCGCGGGCAGCCTACTCGAACTTGTTATCGCCTTCCTCCCTGACTTGGCCGACGCCGTCTTCATCACACCCTTTTACTCTTGCTCTTCCGTGCATCATGTGGACTGCCTGTGACTCCGTTCGGACTCATCGTCCCTCAGTTCAAGCCTACTCGCGTTCACCCTTCACCGCCCTGGCCTATCGGCATGAAGCTTTCGCTTGATCTTCACCACATGCTGTCGACCACCATGTCACATCCTACGCCTGCACATCACGAGCAAAGAGATACATCAAATTTATGCAATattgtcaatcactcatcatccaaGGGTGACCACCATTGGTTCTCATTCTCCCGCACGATGAGTGCCTTGACAACACCCAACATAAATTCATCGTAAAGGATAAGAGTAAATGAAGaataatgaagaagaagctCATCCAACAGATCCAAAAGCTAAATGAAAAGGCAAGCACAAGATCACTCGAAATGAAAAGTCTCAGTCCCCAAAGATAAGGGCAACGGCTTGATACAAGTTAGACAAAACACATGATCCCTCGAGAAAAGAGGCAGAAAGGGCTCAACACCAATTATGTGCAAATCGAAAGCTCGAATCAAAATCCGGCTCCTCAAGAAGAGGTAAAAGCTCAACATAGTCGGCACAAGAGCAAAAGAGAATTACAGAATCTCACAAAACTCACAATCTCCACAAAGAGCAAAAGAGACGTGTAAAGTCTCACAAACTCCCCTTAGAAATATGGCACAATCAAAGACATGTACAAACAAGAATTTCACCCCAAAAGAAATTGGCCAAGCATGATGGCGGATTGCTTTAGATATTacaaagggtgtgaagaatgtcaatgGTTTGGTGATATTCAGTTGGTGCCTGCTACATTAttacatcctattatcaagccatggccgttccaAGGATGTTGATTGGACCTTATTGGACAGATTAATCCTCCTTCTTCAAAGGAGCATCACTTCATGTTAGTTGCTACGaattattttactaagtggaccgaaacagttcctttgaagaatatgacacatagactAATTTTTGAGTTTATTACAAAGCATGTTATTCATAGATTCAGTATTCCTTAAACTTTTACAACGGATGAAGGTTCATCATTTATATCAAAGGAGATACGTGAATTTGTcaaatcttacaagattaaaatactcaattcatctccatattatgctcaggccaatggtcaaACCGAGTCTAGTAACAAGATTAAaatactcaattcatctccatattatggtcaggccgagtctagtaacaaGATCTTTCTATAGCTcatcaagaagaaaatagaagagaaTCCTAGAAGGTGGTATGAGGttttatccgaagcattgtgggctcatcgcatatccagacatggtgctactaaggttactccttttgagcttgtatatggtcaagaggccgttttacccgttgaggtgaaTCATGACACTTgtagattggctaaacaaaatgagCTTTCTGCTattgattaccatgatttgatgatggataatattgatgaggtgagtGACAActggttgcaagctttgaaggaaattgagaaagaCAAGATTCAGGTGGCTAGAGCTTAGAACAAGAAGATAAGAagtaaatcttttcaggttggtgagctggtttggaagacaattctaCCTCTATGGACAAAGAGCAATAAGTCTggcaagtggtcgccaagttgggagagACTGTACAAGATTGTCAAGGTTATCTTTGGGAATTTTTATATGGTGGAGATGCTGCAAGGAGAACGCCTACCAAGGGCATtgaatggaagatacttgaagaaatacttCCCAGTATTTGGTAAGACGCTTGAAGACAAAGACAGACGATATTTGAATATCGCCATTGGTACTATTTTTAGGGCCAATGCTTATTTTGTAATTCTGTATCCTTAGGAAATGTTCTGGTATTTGATTTTCGGCTTgcaaatctcaccaaaaggcAAGGGTGCATAtcttgacagccaaaattggcaatcaCTGAGGCCGACCAGTCTGGTCTAGGCCTGTTTTAGTCCGAATCAGTTAACATTTGTAATCTAGAGTCCTATTGTAActcgatttggaaggggtacgacCTCGCCGGCCCATAAATATAAAGGTTGCAGCCGATTGAGTTTTTTTAACTATAATCGAATCAAATACATCTACTTTTACTCttttctcaaaccctagctatTCCAACCCCTTTGCTGTTCTTCTTGCGTCTCTATAGCATATGACGGCATTCTTGGTGGCCTGctgaccctagaacaaccctagtTCTTCGAGCTCCGGTGGTGTCCCTCCCGAGTTTGAGGTTTTAGGTCCATGCGTGATTTCTGCTTCAACCAATCTGTCCGGTTGAGCTAGGCTGTCTGACCGGTCCTGTGTGAAGTCTCGCTGGTGATTGATCATTGCGATCTGCACATTCTAGCGGTTGTGGGTTGACCAGATTTACGTCAACACTTGTCATAACGGAAAACACTAACAAAGTTGACAATAGTGtcaattttgaaataaaatctaGAGCTGGTGTTATATAGGGAACTTTTAAGTTTGGAGGACCAAGGAAGAAATTAGTAACTTTATTAGTAGTATAAAATGGGGACGTTTATTGCATGCTTGAGGAGTACATTAGTACTTGATGATTAGTTTTTAATGTTCAAAAGTAAGTGAAAATAAATATGTAACTGATAATATCCCTAATCAATCTGACAGAGCACAGAAATTACGATtgcaacatttttttaaaagaacagGGCACAATCCCTCGTTTCATTCCATAGGAGCAAAACGAAAGTCATTTGCAGTAGTTCAAAGTAGCATATTTGAAGTGAGTGTCTGAAAACAAGTTCAGGGAAGAGTTGGGGGCATCAAACCCCTCTTCCAAGCCAGAAGCTGACAAATCTTCCACTTCCAACGCCTCCCTATCTTGTATCACAGGAACAACCAGCATAGGCGACTTTCCCTAGGCAATTCTTGGCAGTTGCTTTGCTCGTGCTTCCAGCTTCGCCACCAAGCCCTCCAGCTCGCTTGAATTCTTGCATAGGACCATCCATCTCCGCATCATTCTTGTCGCCTTGAGCAGCACCAACTTCACGTCCGACCACACCAAGCCCTGAAAATATATAGCATTACGTACATTCCATAAGCTTCAAAGAATAGCTGAAGTACAAGTGTTGAGAGCTGTCTGCTTTGTCCTACTAATCCACCATCTAGCAACATTTTCAAAACTCACACCCACAGAGGTGTGCAGAATTTTAGAGTAAATTCCCAAACTTTAGCAGCCACGCATCATTCAAAAAAAGGTGATTAATTGACTCTTGTTCTGAGCATAGTAAGCAAGGTGCGTCATCCATATTCCTTCTTTTACTTAAATTGTCCCTCATCAAAAGTTTATTATTGCTATGAAGCCATAGAAAAATTTGAactcgagggggggggggggggggcggatacAAAGATCCCAAATAGCAGGAGAGTAGACCGGCATAATGCCTCTAAAGCTGACTTCCACGTATAAAGATCGCCCTGGGTATGTGCCTGAGGAGTTAAAGCTCCAAACAATAGCATCACAATCATCACTCAAGGAGATTGAATCTGCAATAGCGCACACCTCGTACCACATATTCATTAATTGGGGCGAAACGGTTCTCCTGAAGGTGAACTTTAGATCAAATCCATCCCAAGCCTCTGCCACCACCATTTCCTTTTCATTAACAATATTATATAAGGGCCAGAACTGAACATCGAGGCTAGAATTACCAAACCACCTATCTTCCCAAAATCTCACCGACTTCCCATCTCCAATCTTCCAAGAATAGCCCATCTTAGCTTCTTTGCAAGACCACATCACACCTTTCCAAATTAGGATCAGTTATTTTATACTTGTGGTTAACCAGATTCTTCCAAATTGCTTCTTGATTCAAATGATACCTAGCAAACCAAGAAGCTAATAAGCACATATTTAAATTTTAGAGGTCAGGGATCCCCAATCCACCAAAATCTTTTTTTCTGGGTCATCAGTGGCCAATTGGCTAGGTGATACTTTTCCTTCCCTCATGGGgtcatttaaaaaaaaagtgccATTTGGGAGTTCAGACTCTCAATAGCCCATTTTGGAAACTTAATCACCGACATCAAGTAAATAGGTATGCTGGCTAGACATGCCTTTAGCAGGGTCAGCTTGCCTCCATAGGAGAGCAATCTTCCTTTCCAACCAGCTACTCGTTTCAAAATTTTATCTACCACAGGTTGGATATCCTCTCTTCTGAGTTTAGCATAGTGGAGAGGAACCCCCAAATACTTGAAAGGAAACTGTCCAACCTTGCAGAAAAAGAGCCTGGCAAAGCTATTTTGCTCATGCTATGTCATCCCCAGGGTCATGAGGTCACTCTTATCTTAATTGATTTGCATGCGTGAGAGGTTCTCAAAGCAAGCTAAACTCCACTTAAAGTGTCTAGCCTTATCTAAATCATTTTCTAGAAAAAGGATTGTGCCGTCTACATATTGCAGACTAAGGATCCCCCTGGAGAGATTTCAGGTAAGAGGCCAGTGATAATATTCTAATTAGATGCTTTCATCAGCATCCTTGAGAAGACGTCTACTACTGGATTGAAGAGAaggagggggtggggggggggggataaagGGTCCCCCCTGCCTCAAGCCCTTCCCTGTTTTAAAGTAATGGCTGTCTGTATCATTTATCCTTATACAAAGAGAGCCTATTTTCACCACATCATTGATCCAATGGATCCACTTTGTGCTAAAGCCTCTAATGGTTAGCATTTCCTCAAGGAAGTACCAGTTAACTCTATCATATGCCTTTTCATAGTCCAATTTAATGATAATACCACACTCTTTCTTCCTCACTATCTCATGAATAAGTTCATGAGCAGCAACCACATTTTCTAAGATGAATCTACCTTTGATAAAGGCCGATTGGTTTGAGGTAATCAGCCTATCGCAGAGCTTTACTAACCTGTTATTCATAGCTTTAGAAAAAATTTTGAAGCTGCAATTCAACAAGCTGATGGGTCTATATTTCTTGAGGTTTACAGCATTAGGCTCTTTCGGGATGAGAATGACTGTAGCATAGTTTAGCCTAGCCATATTCATATTGCCATTCTCAAAAGCTTCAAAGAGCTTGAGCAGGTCCGGTTTTATAAtgtgaggaaccagcccaagttGATCCCGTTTAATCAAGTTATCGTCCATTGATCAACTAGACTAAAAAGGGCCAACTCCGGTAATCCTtggaatgtgtcatgagcaccatccaggatttaaacacactccactTGCACAACATGTGAACATCATCACACAAGCACAACCGTACATAGAGTTTAGATTACATAACATAGGTTCAAGTACAAGGACATCAAGTTTCAGAGTTTTGTAGCGGAAAGTTATACATCGCGTTCACTCCATACATAGTACAAAATATATGGTtaacactatatgccgatagtgccCTTCTCATAGCCAAcggccatctactcctcacccgcacctccgtcCGTGGGGTAGAAGTACCCAAAGACGGCCTCCGACTGAGGATCATCTGCAACAACTTTAACAAtagcaccatgagtacaaaaggtactcgcagggcttatccaatatgggtatatactagcccgacctcaaggagaatgcatttggttagtagaAAGGATAGGATAAGGTATTTTACTTTTGCATGAAAGCatctaactttgatcaagttgtaACAAGCAAAAGACATAGTATCTATGATCtctaaagcatgcatcaaacaatTGCATAACTAAAGTGTTCATAAATCATaagctcaatcttccatgaactccttcacgTACTCTACATTGGAGCGAACCTCAAAGAGCGTGCTCATGACCGAGAGCGCGGATATTGCAATAGATTACTAACCCTGCAGGTGTACAACCTTTCCCACACGAGAACAATACCAATGATCATACCCACAAccaaggataagtgttgattcatgcctcaacctttcacacaaacacaactgactatgagcgaacggtcgggaaggacaagtgcaccggAACCACCGATCGCACTCCATCACAACTCGCACCAAAtccgatcaaggcaaggtgtgactcatgcTAGTTGGCTTACCATCCCATTTTTAAGCATGTGGTTTGTACAAAAAAGTTCTCAAGAGACCGGCGACCAAAGAGACGGTCCTTAACCAACTCAAGCAAGCCTAACTATTTGAGCTCCATCTCAACATGGCCCTACCATACTTGACCAAGTCCGAATCATTCTTCATAGTTGCTCATATGTTATCCATTCTTGACTAATCATGTGAAATAAACATAcaccctatagctcgcgagtggtggtgaccatgccacctctcgtcttgtaccgtagctaagcatggctaagcatatAGTTTGTGACACCTATTCAAGCATACTCATCTAAGGATGATATCCTAATCAAGGTTGATAATGCATCAAATAGGTTCTAAGCaatcaatgatatatatatatatatatatatatatatatatatatatatatatatatatatatatatatatatatatatatagtaactcatgcgtaaacaagacacatatacttcattgatccaaaatagggtGTAAGAAATGCTTAGGTGCCTACCTTGAGTCTCAACGGGAGCGTCGTCTCCATCGAACACCAGCTCACTCTCCACTTGTTCCGGTGTCACGGTCTCTACACGAGTGCAATGATGTTTGATAAATATACATGCCATGAATGATGGTCATGATATGCAAATGATATGAGGAGGTATGATTTAACATTGCAAAACTATGATAAAAGAGACTAGATAGGTAGTATATAGGTGGATTAATCATAGCTAAGTGTAGGGTGATAGACCACTAAATGCGGACCGACCGGCTTAGAGGAAGCGGACCGTTCGGCTCTAAATGGCGGACCGTTCGCCGGCCAACCGCGGACCATTCTGGGCCAAAAACATGGTTTCTGTGTGGTTCTGAGTAAGGCTGAAAAATGACCAGCGGACCATCCGCCCCAAGGGGGGAGACCATCCGCCTCATAAATTTTTGGAAGGATGAAAAGTGTCCAGAAATGCTATGGGTCGGGTCGGGTgactagcggactgtccgcccatgATGGGGAGACCGTCCGCAACCCGGCCGAGGCTCACTGgcgagttcgccgccggcgactccggCCACGGTTTGGGATGGGGTTTGTTTCTAAAGGTTCCTGGGAGTGTAGGGAGTTCATTTTGGTAGCTAAAACACACGCATGCATTAGGACTACAAAGCTCTAGATCAATAATGGTGAAAGTGCTCTAGGAGGGTTTCATGGCTTTCAACCTAGGGCAATGAGGAGTAGATCGGGGAGGGGATGAGCTTACCGGTGATGGGTGGAACACcggcaagggcttcaagatGAGGTAGAGGGCTTGGTGAAGCTCGAGCTCATTCTCCTAGCTTGAAgcttgaggaagaggaagaagatggaagGAGAAGCTTGGGGAAGCTCCTAgctccaaggaagaagatgaagtagAGGTGGTGCAGCTCGTCGGTGTTGATCTCCGGCGTCCTCCGGCGATGCTCTGGCGAGGTGAGGGCTTCAATGGTGGAGGAGAGGATggtggagctcctccatggctttggtagagagagagagagagagtggagtTTGAGTGaatgaggagggagagagagagagagagagagagagagcaggagGGTGCTCTGGTGAAGGAGAGCTCAGGCTGACGCATGGGCCCGAGGTGGGGGTACGTGGCGCTAAGTTTCTGCACGTTGGACACGCACCAAAGGTGCACTGGCGGACCATTCGCGAGTGGGATGCGGACCGTCCGGGTGTGTTGACATGGCACGACTTGACTTGGTCATAGTTGACTAAAAGGGGGCTGTGCTGATGAACTGAGGACAGTCCACCCtataggggcggaccgtccgcccttacAAAAAGTAAAGGGCATGGCCCTATAGTTTTCTCATGCTTAAATGTATCATCTCCATGTTTAATGCTTAATGATGCATATGATGGCATGTTTAACCCTCTGACTAGCCAAGGGATGTTACATATAACCTCCCAAAATTTCTGGTAGAAGAGGAAAGGAAGACCATCAGGACCAGGAGCCCCTCAGCATAAGAGCCGAAGATTGCTTCTTTAATTTCATCTTTCGTAAAGGCTGCCTCTAGCATGGCGTTCTCATCTTGAGACACTTTCTCACTTTCACTCCAAAAATTTTCTTTTAAGGGGATATGAATTCTCGGTTCAGGGCCAAACAAGGTTTTGTAAAAATCTACAGCTTTCCACTACCCCTTGAGGGCCCTTGAGAGAGTtgatggttttttttttctgtttctttGATTGGCCACTGCCTAGAAGTAGGCAGTGTTTTTGTCTCCCTCCTTCACATCTCTCTCTAGCTCTTTGGCGGGCTTTAATTTCTTCCATTTTCCACAGCCCCGCTAGCTTCTCCATGGTTTCTAACATCACTTGCCTCTCATTAGCTTCAGTAAGATCACCTCTCTCATATTTACCATCAAAAACATCATACTGATTAATCAGCTtggctttttcttttttatctcAGCATTGGCATTAATAGCCCAACCTTTCAGCTTCTTCCTAAGCAGTCTAGTTTTAAACTGCCACGTATCTAGAGGGTTAGTGTGAGAACAAGGAGTATTCCAGGCTCTTTCCACTACCTCTCTAAAGTCTTGTTTTTCTGGCCACCATTTCTCAAAACGAAAGGGTGAGGCACTAGCGCTTGAAGGTTTGGTTTAGACCAAAATTAATCACCAGTGGCACTGTGATTGCGACATTGATCGTTGATGATTGTATTcttcttaggccctgtttggggcCGCGAGCTAAAAAATCGCGTGGCGTATAAGCACAACGCGGCTCCAAGTCCGCTTCTGCGATTTTGCAGCGCCTAGTTCATTTCTTGCTTTTTGCTGTTGCGGCCAGCCGGCCGACGCGCGTCCGACTTGAGTAGTTTGGCGGGATTAATTTGCTTTTCCTGCTTATAAGCTAAGTATACTcggtcccaaacagggccttaaggGCATCCCGTGCGTCTACTTCGCTTATGTTCTGTCTATGCAAGTATTGGACTACGCTCTTCGTGCTCCTCCCAAAAGACCATGCACGTACGTACGTAAGTGCAGGCCTGCAGCCAactaaaaaatataactaataagcTGCCTGCTCCTCTCACTTGCAAGGAGATGGAGCGAGTTGCCACTTGCAAGAAAGAAATGGAGTCGCATGCAACATGACGCCAAGTGCTTCCCTCCTCGAATCCTTCTCTAAACTATGGAGCGATCGACAGTATCGAGAGACTCCATGAAACCAAAGCAATGCGCGCGGCAAAGCTACGATCGCCAAAAACAAGATCAGCGAATTGACATGTTGATTTGACATGCAAACTCATCACGGTTGATTGATATAGATCAGACAATATAGATCACTCTCATCGAAAGTAACAAGCGATGACTCGTGGCTAGTTATTCCTgacgtgtatatatatgtatcctAGCTAGTTATTCCTAGCAGCTACCACTCGCATGGTTGCTATCTTCAGCACAGCTAATTAACTTCGTTCCTGTACAGGTGCCTGCAGAACCACAACAATGGTAACCGCGACGACGTCTCCCCCCCCACGCGCTCGTCATCCCCTACCCAGCGCAGGGACATGTCATCCCGCTCCTGGAGCTCGCGCACGCGCTCGTCGACAGGGGCTTCACGGTCACTTTCGTCAACTCCGAGTTCAACCATAGCCGCGTCCTTGCAGCTATGACGGACGACACGACTAGGAACGGCGGGCTGCTGGGCCGTATCAGGCTGGTGGAGGTGCCGGACGGCATGGAGCCTGGAGAGGACAGGAACAACCTCATCAGGCTCACCGTCCTCATGGCAGAGCACATGGCCCCGCGTGTGGAGGACCTCATCACTCGAAGCCATGCCGGGATGGATGGCCCGATTACGTGCATGGTGGCGGACTACAACCTCGGGGCGTGGGCACTGGACGTCGCGCGGAGGACCAGGATAAAGTCGGCGGCCATCTTTCCGGCCTCCGCCGCGGTGCTGGCGAGCCTTCTGAGCATCCCCAAGCTGATTCAGGACAACATCATCGACTCCAAAGATGGTACGTACAGTGATTGAATGACATTTTGGGTTGACTAGTATCTGAAGAAACAATGGTAGTATCTGCTGAATGCAGGGTCGGCACTGACGCAAGGCACGTTCAAGCTGTCCCCCGACATGCCTATCATGCACACCGCCCACCTCGCGTGGAACTGCATCGGCAACCACCAAGGACAGGAGGGTCTCTTCCGGAACGTCGTCGGCTCCGTCCACGCCGTCGAGAAGTGCGACTTCGTCCTCTGCAACTCCTTCCTCGGCGCCGAGGAGGCGACCTTCGCGCAGTTCCCCAAGGTCATCCCCATCGGCCCGCTCCTCACGGGGGAGCGCCGGGGCAAGGCGGTGGGGCACTTCTGGCGGCCCGAGGACGACGCGTGCATCTCGTGGCTCGACGCGCAGCCAGCGAGGTCCGTCGTGTACGTCGCCTTCGGCAGCTTCACCATGTTCGACACGCGCCAGTTCCAGGAGCTCGCGCTGGGGCTGGAGCTCTGCGGCCGGCCGTTCCTCTGGGTGGTGCGTCCGGACCTCGTGCACGGCGACGCCCACGACTACCCTCAGGGTTTCCTTGACCGCGTCGGTGCCAGCGGCCGCGGCATGCTCGTGGCGTGGTCGCCGCAGCACCAGGTGCTGGCGCATCCCGCGGTGGCGTGCTTCGTGTCGCACTGCGGATGGAACTCGACCATGGAGGGCGTCCGCAACGGGGTGCCGTTCCTGGCGTGGCCGTACTTCGCCGACCAGTTCGTCAACCAGCTGTACATCTGTGACGTCTGGAAGGTCGGGCTCCGGGCCCAGGCCGACGAATCGGGCGTGATCACCAAGGAGCACATCGCGAGTAGGGTGGAGGAGCTCATGACCGGCGCGAGCATGAGGGACAGGGTGGaggccatgaagaaggttgCGCTTGAGAGCTTGAAGGAGGGGGGCTCCTCCCAAGACAACTTCGACATGTTTGTTCAGGCTATGAAGGCATGAATCGTATATGCGGTTCTAATGGAACTCAAAAGAAACACGCACTTGAGACTGGACCCGCGTGTCGTCATGCTAGCTAGCTATTGGATATCTCAGGCCGCGAGTGCTCACAAGAGAAGAGTTCCGCCATGATCTTTCTATATATGTTTTCTGAGTGTTTGTGGAAGTTTGCATTGTATTTGtctgaaactttttttttccgtATGCATGCGGAGTTGGACGCTTATTTTACATTGAGCATAGCAGAAGACTGTTGTGAAACACGTCGTCAACGTCGGATCGACTCTCTCTCAACAATCACACGGACACACGGAGACACAAGAACACAAGTACGAGAGACAAATCTTTATTCCTCAAATTCTCTCTTTTACAATGAACATATCTCTCATATATATATTCCAATCAAAGTCTAGAGTTTCGGTAAGAGCCCACAAACAAACCGGACTAGGAATAGGACTTCCAgtcttttcctttccttctaGGATTATTGTTTCCAAAGTTGATTTGTTTTACAACACTCCCCCTTGGGCGATTACCAACGATATTTTATGCCTCATCAAAAACTCCATCCgaaaacccagtgggaaaaatGGTTCATTGGAGAAAAGAGTACATATATACCGTACTTGTTAATTGCACTttattgcct comes from Panicum virgatum strain AP13 chromosome 4K, P.virgatum_v5, whole genome shotgun sequence and encodes:
- the LOC120704715 gene encoding UDP-glycosyltransferase 83A1-like — its product is HALVIPYPAQGHVIPLLELAHALVDRGFTVTFVNSEFNHSRVLAAMTDDTTRNGGLLGRIRLVEVPDGMEPGEDRNNLIRLTVLMAEHMAPRVEDLITRSHAGMDGPITCMVADYNLGAWALDVARRTRIKSAAIFPASAAVLASLLSIPKLIQDNIIDSKDGSALTQGTFKLSPDMPIMHTAHLAWNCIGNHQGQEGLFRNVVGSVHAVEKCDFVLCNSFLGAEEATFAQFPKVIPIGPLLTGERRGKAVGHFWRPEDDACISWLDAQPARSVVYVAFGSFTMFDTRQFQELALGLELCGRPFLWVVRPDLVHGDAHDYPQGFLDRVGASGRGMLVAWSPQHQVLAHPAVACFVSHCGWNSTMEGVRNGVPFLAWPYFADQFVNQLYICDVWKVGLRAQADESGVITKEHIASRVEELMTGASMRDRVEAMKKVALESLKEGGSSQDNFDMFVQAMKA